The genomic stretch TGGCTGCTAATGCTAAAGGTAATGCTAAATCAAAATTCTCCTCTCGCCGGAGTTTTTTGATGTGGCGGCTAGCCACATGCACAATTGCTGGGCTGGTGTTGGCCCAATCACTCGCTTATTGCCGAATATCTGGGCTCCAGTGTCGCGGAAGTATCCAGCCTCGGACACTACGCCGCCGTAATCTCCAGCCCTGCTGTAGACCAACGCCATGAAGGCGTTCTCGGAATGGCTAAAAAGCTCATCCGGGCTGAACAGAGCACCGTTGAGGTGCCTTGGCCAGCCGGCCATGGGGCGGCGGTCTAGGGGGCCGTTGTGACCCTCTACGGCAAACTCTACCGCTTTGGCAAAATTGTTCAGCAGGTTTGCCTCATTATACGCGCTAACTGCGCGTAGCAGCACCTCTTGGTACTCCACCTTAGTGGACACCAGGCTGTCTCCAGCTGATAGCTGGAGCATGGCTCCATCCCTAGTCCCCTCTTCGAGGGCCGCTCTTAAAGTCTTAGGCGAGAATCTCTCGCAATATTCGTGGTGGAAAGCCTCAACCGGCTCGTTATAACTACTGAATATTTCGAACATATTTCTCCTAATGGTTCAAATATGGGGGTCCATATGAGGGTTATATAATATAACAATATGATACTTTAGTCAAGCTTTAAGGATGAAACAGTGGATTGAAGGGGCCTGCTAATATTTAATGGTTCAGCGTTTTGATTTTGCCTTTTGTTTTGGTTTTGGCTTTGGATGAGAGCTAGGCTTGCTTTTGAGCGCAACAGATAGCTTAAGCCTATTACAGGAAACGGCTAGGGCAACTAGCGAGATCGATAGGACAGCACCAGCCGTGAGCCTAAGAGTGTTAGAGGTGCTTATCATATTGATTGTCAAACAAACAATCACTATTAAGCCCAGGAATTCTGTTATAAACCGCAAGCTGGGGTTTTTTATTTCTCTGGCTACAGAAAGTGTGGCAAGCCCCATTGCTAGCGCGAAAGCCAAACCAAAACTGTTCATAGACATGCTATTATCAAATGAAAATATGTACCTAAGCTCATAGATGGTAGGCCCAGAAAGTATTGGGTTGATGATGTAAATACCAGCCACAATGCTAGCGCAAAATACTAGGAATATATAGCTCAACTTGCGTATCTTTTCCGGTAAAAAGCTGACTACGCAGGACAAAAATGCCAATAGAGCAAACACCAAAGATACACCGTAAAGGGAATTGGGGTTTATGAAAGGAACGATCCAAAGCATGGACACAGCTAAGGCGCAAAACTGGGCTAGAGATATGAACCCCAGACCGACACCGTAAAGCCTAAAATGGTCAGATTTAATTATTGCGAAGCGATATGATAGATAGGCCAATAGCAGTGCTGATATTAGAAAATATATACTCAGAAAATTAAACATGGAAGCGTCCACTCACCTGCTCACTTGATTCAGCGTACCCAGGACAATAACCCAGGCCAGCGCAGACTTAGCGATAAGGCTAAGCCATATGTATCCTTTTTCTCCGTACACATAGTTTTTCCAGGGGCCGATTTTTTTGTACTGCAACCACATATTGACGGCAAAACTATTGAAAAACAAAAAGGTAATGACAAAGCCGAGCTGAGCGTACCAAGGGATAGAATCGGCAATGTTATTGGTGCTAGCCCAGAAGTATAGGCCACCTATTATCCAAGGCACTATGCCTGCGACAACCCCGATATTGAAAGGAAACCAGGATGTCTTGTCGCTTATTTGATTATACCGCTCCATCTCTAGGCCCATCATATTCATTATCCAATTAAGCGTAAAGACGAACACAACGCTTGGAAGTTCGATAAGCCCACCCATCATTAGTAGCACCACTAACATCAATGAAGAACTTATGGAGTACTCTACCCAGCGCAATGGGTTAATGCCTTTTTTAATATTTGATTCATATTTTTGAATATATGCTGGTGAGGCAATAAAAAGGTGGAATACCGCAGCTATCAAAAGAAAAATTGGGCCTATGATTGCTATTGGAATATCCACGAGCTGAGCAGGTGTTGCGGTAATACTACCATCAGGGCCAGCATCGAAAAAGCGAGTGATTATTGGGATCTTAAGCGCATAATTGGCGATATAAAACAAAACTATAGCCTGTGCTAAGTGTACAAGGCCTACTCTGAAGTTAAGATTTTGAAGGTTTTGACCCAACTTGGTTTTAGGTTTGATAATTATGCTCCGATATTTAAAAGTTATTTACTATTTCATAAATATATTAGCATAACAGGAATATAAGCTCAAGAATTAACGCAGATAATTGTTGTTTTCCAGTGGATGAGAACTACGATGCTTAATTTAAAAGATCAAAGCCAATGGTAGCTATACGAAATACTGCTGCAAATGGCAGTAAGGCGAGGTGAGGTGAGGTTGCTAACGGGCTCGGTAGCCTTAACATTCCAAGAACTCTATTGGTTTATGCGATACAACAAATCACCGAAATGATCGAGACTCGAACAAAGAACTACCAAAATACTGCCAAAGGAGCTAAAATATATTTATGGAAGACAACCGAGAAGAAAGTACGATTGCAAACGCCCTGAAATTTCGCTGGGTTATATTGACTGCAGTTACTGTAATAGCCACGGGCACTGTGTTCTACCGATACTTCATGCCACTGAAGTGGCTAGATGCCATATACTTTTCGGTGATCACTATTACCACGGTAGGCTATGGCGATATCCACCCCACTAATGACATAACTAAAATTTTTACGATATTCTATGTCCTTATCGGCGTGGGCATTATTGCCTCTAGCCTCAATATCATAGTTAAAATCTCAGCTCAAAAGAGACTCAAAAAGATTACTCGCCGAAAAACTCTCGGCAAGAAGAAATAAGTTCCCTGCGCTTAATAAAAATCCAGCCCCTTAGTATTTAAAGGGGCTGTTGGATTTATCTAGCCTCGCAGATCGGCCGAAAGTTCAATTGCAATCGGAGTAGGTATGGCTATGTCGTTGCTATAAAGGGGAACCAGAGCGCCCCAGCTTGTTAAAACGAACCTATCGACATTAACGCCCAACTTTTCTACTCGGTCTTGATCAAAAACTTCTAGAGTTGATATTTCTTGGCCCCAGTAGTAGGTCT from Patescibacteria group bacterium encodes the following:
- the heR gene encoding heliorhodopsin HeR, with the translated sequence MGQNLQNLNFRVGLVHLAQAIVLFYIANYALKIPIITRFFDAGPDGSITATPAQLVDIPIAIIGPIFLLIAAVFHLFIASPAYIQKYESNIKKGINPLRWVEYSISSSLMLVVLLMMGGLIELPSVVFVFTLNWIMNMMGLEMERYNQISDKTSWFPFNIGVVAGIVPWIIGGLYFWASTNNIADSIPWYAQLGFVITFLFFNSFAVNMWLQYKKIGPWKNYVYGEKGYIWLSLIAKSALAWVIVLGTLNQVSR
- a CDS encoding potassium channel family protein; its protein translation is MEDNREESTIANALKFRWVILTAVTVIATGTVFYRYFMPLKWLDAIYFSVITITTVGYGDIHPTNDITKIFTIFYVLIGVGIIASSLNIIVKISAQKRLKKITRRKTLGKKK